The proteins below are encoded in one region of Apium graveolens cultivar Ventura chromosome 4, ASM990537v1, whole genome shotgun sequence:
- the LOC141717050 gene encoding phenolic glucoside malonyltransferase 1-like: MASVVGSNMVTVVEHCSISPPLDHSVTQKLLPLTFFDLLWLNWPSLSRVYFYELPCSTTDFKQTLVPRLKKSLALTLKHYFPFCGKLIIPTTLSHNTTPVIRYLEGDSVSLTIAEFSGTSSKGFEYLSANHARDVDELLSLVPQLPTGDTNTIEGDIVQISPVLSVQLTLFPHQGFSVGFRNSHLVADGKTLCNFIAAWAAINAKQLHCEDDYDDMDIIPFYDRSVINDPKNMASIFLKVGLRMAEEFSKAPAPSNIDLVQATIKINGAQIQGLKDLVLAKLPHVSTFVVVCAYVWTCMAKASIALGQGIDNENQVHEHFIVAIDTRARLDPPIPSNYLGNAVCPGVTTLKTSRLVGQEGFAYAAEEIKKALHQQINNEEGVLKGLDVFFHFMEGINGHKNFGVAGSPKFDYYGTDFGWGKPKKYEVISEKFALVGSRDSDGGLEIGLCFSKNEMDAFTTIFTQGLVNSHYN; the protein is encoded by the coding sequence ATGGCTAGTGTAGTAGGCAGCAACATGGTGACTGTTGTTGAGCACTGCAGCATTTCTCCACCACTTGATCACTCTGTTACCCAAAAGCTCTTGCCCCTTACATTTTTTGATCTGTTATGGCTTAACTGGCCCTCGCTTAGCCGTGTTTACTTCTACGAATTACCCTGTTCTACAACTGATTTTAAGCAAACACTCGTTCCACGTCTCAAGAAATCACTTGCCTTGACTCTTAAACACTATTTTCCCTTCTGTGGTAAACTTATAATTCCCACTACTCTTTCTCACAATACCACTCCTGTGATTCGTTACTTAGAAGGGGACTCTGTTTCGTTGACGATAGCTGAGTTCAGTGGCACAAGTTCTAAAGGATTCGAGTATTTATCTGCAAATCATGCTCGTGATGTTGATGAGTTGCTTTCTCTTGTTCCTCAACTCCCAACAGGTGATACTAATACAATTGAAGGCGACATTGTTCAGATATCTCCGGTGTTATCTGTTCAGCTGACATTGTTTCCTCACCAGGGATTCAGCGTTGGATTCAGAAACTCCCATCTTGTTGCTGATGGAAAAACTCTGTGTAATTTCATTGCGGCGTGGGCTGCTATTAATGCTAAGCAACTTCACTGCGAAGATGATTACGATGATATGGATATTATCCCGTTTTATGACAGGAGTGTGATTAATGACCCGAAGAATATGGCTTCCATTTTCTTGAAAGTTGGTTTACGCATGGCAGAGGAATTTTCTAAAGCTCCTGCTCCTAGTAATATAGATCTTGTTCAAGCCACGATTAAAATAAATGGAGCTCAGATCCAAGGACTCAAAGACTTGGTGTTGGCCAAGTTACCACATGTATCAACTTTTGTTGTGGTATGTGCCTATGTATGGACTTGCATGGCAAAGGCAAGCATTGCTCTAGGACAGGGGATTGATAATGAAAACCAAGTACACGAGCATTTTATTGTAGCCATAGACACCAGGGCTCGTCTAGATCCACcaattccttcaaattatttgGGAAATGCGGTTTGTCCCGGCGTGACAACCCTGAAGACCAGCCGATTGGTAGGACAAGAAGGCTTCGCATATGCTGCCGAAGAAATAAAAAAGGCTCTCCATCAACAGATAAACAATGAGGAGGGAGTGTTGAAAGGATTAGATGTGTTTTTTCATTTTATGGAAGGGATCAATGGGCACAAAAACTTTGGGGTTGCTGGATCTCCGAAATTTGACTACTATGGTACAGATTTCGGGTGGGGAAAGCCTAAAAAATATGAGGTTATCTCCGAGAAATTTGCACTGGTTGGATCCAGGGATTCAGATGGAGGTCTAGAAATTGGATTATGCTTCTCAAAAAATGAGATGGATGCTTTCACTACCATCTTCACCCAAGGATTAGTCAATTCACACTACAACTGA